The following proteins are encoded in a genomic region of Nicotiana sylvestris chromosome 4, ASM39365v2, whole genome shotgun sequence:
- the LOC138890292 gene encoding uncharacterized protein, giving the protein MFFDGAANFKGVGIGAVLVSETGQYYPVSAKLRFPCTNNMTKYEACIMGLNLAIDMNIQELLVIGDSDLLVHQVQGEWATKNTKILLCLYHVQELMKRFTKIEFKHIPRVQNEFADALATLSSMIRHLDKNFIDPIPAKIHNQLAYCIHVEEEIDRKPWFHNIKEYLAKGEYPEQANHT; this is encoded by the coding sequence ATGTTCTTCGACggggctgcaaacttcaaaggagtgggtattggagcagttttggtatcagaaacaggtcaaTATTACCCGGTATCTGCAAAGCTTAGGtttccgtgcaccaacaatatgacaaaatatgaggcttgcatcatggggctcaatttggccatcgatatgaacatacaagagttgctggtaattggCGATTCAGATCTTCtagtacatcaggttcaaggagaatgggccacgaaaaacaccaagatactactatgcttgtatcatgtgcaagaattgatgaagaggtttacaaagatagaattcaaacatattccaagagtccagaacgagttcgcAGACGCACTAGCcaccttgtcatcaatgatacgacatctagataagaatttcatcgatcccatcccGGCAAAAATCCATAATCAGCTGGCTTATTGCattcatgttgaagaagaaatagacagaaaaccttggttccacaacatcaaggaatatttggcaaaaggagaatacccagaacagGCGAACCATACTTAA